One genomic window of Stigmatopora nigra isolate UIUO_SnigA chromosome 13, RoL_Snig_1.1, whole genome shotgun sequence includes the following:
- the d2hgdh gene encoding D-2-hydroxyglutarate dehydrogenase, mitochondrial isoform X2 gives MAGMLLLRTALKRRLGLCSSSSCRGGLLAPPEQPGLLEGCARGRRLHGGVDVGTKAPSATAPERLPFSKLSQEDLDYFQSILPGRTVTDPDLLETCNVDWLKSVRGSSELMLRPQTTQEVSEILRYCNHRNLAVNTQGGNTGLVGGSVPVYDEIVLSTALMNNVLSFDAVSGILTCQAGCVLEHLSHYLEERDHIMPLDLGAKGSCHIGGNVATNAGGLRLLRYGSLHGNVLGLEAVLADGQVLDCLSTLRKDNTGYDLKQLFIGSEGTLGVISAVAVLCPPKPKSLHVLFLGCQSFELLLRTFRLCRGMLGEILSAFEFLDAECMRLLQSHLRLANPISDSPFYVLMETSGSDGRHDREKLHAFLEEALSSSLVSDGTLASEESKTRALWSLRERVTEALTRDGYTYKYDVSLPVESLYQLVTETRARLGGRAKSVVGYGHVETRRCWPTWSPSSTGGRRPDGAASAPSTAWD, from the exons ATGGCCGGCATGCTCCTGCTGAGGACGGCTCTCAAGCGGCGTCTGGGCTTGTGCAGCTCGTCTTCATGCCGGGGTGGACTTTTAGCACCTCCGGAGCAGCCCGGCTTGCTGGAGGGCTGCGCCCGTGGAAGGCGTCTCCACGGCGGGGTGGATGTTGGTACAAAGGCCCCCTCGGCGACAGCTCCGGAAAGGCTCCCCTTTTCCAAATTGAGCCAGGAGGACTTGGACTACTTCCAGAGTATCCTGCCGGGCAGGACCGTGACTGATCCGGACCTGTTGGAGACGTGTAACGTGGACTGGCTCAAGTCTGTCAGAG GTTCCAGCGAGCTGATGCTGAGACCGCAGACCACACAGGAGGTCTCTGAAATTCTCCG CTACTGCAACCACCGCAACCTGGCGGTCAACACGCAAGGCGGCAACACGGGGCTGGTGGGCGGCAGCGTCCCCGTCTACGACGAGATCGTCCTCTCCACCGCCCTCATGAACAACGTGCTGAGCTTCGACGCCGTGTCCG ggaTCCTGACTTGCCAGGCGGGTTGCGTCCTGGAGCACTTGTCGCACTACCTGGAAGAGCGGGATCACATCATGCCCCTGGACTTGGGCGCCAAGGGCAGCTGTCACATCGGGGGCAACGTGGCCACCAACGCGGGGGGGCTGCGGCTGCTGCGCTACGGCTCCCTGCACGGCAACGTCCTGGGCCTGGAAGcc GTCCTGGCGGACGGCCAAGTGCTGGACTGCCTGTCCACCCTGAGAAAGGACAACACGGGCTACGACCTCAAGCAGCTCTTCATCGGCTCGGAGGGCACGCTGGGCGTGATCAGCGCCGTGGCCGTCCTCTGCCCCCCCAAGCCCAAATCTCTCCACGTCCTGTTCCTGG GGTGCCAGAGCTTCGAGCTGCTCCTGCGGACCTTCCGGCTGTGCAGAGGCATGCTGGGCGAAATCCTGTCGGCCTTTGAGTTCCTGGACGCCGAGTGCATGCGGCTGCTCCAAAGCCACCTCCGGCTCGCCAACCCCATCTCCG ACAGTCCGTTCTACGTGCTGATGGAAACCTCCGGTTCGGACGGGCGCCACGACCGGGAGAAACTCCACGCTTTCTTGGAGGAAGCCCTGAGCTCCTCGCTGGTCAGCGACGGCACCCTGGCCTCGGAGGAGTCCAAGACCCGG GCCCTGTGGTCACTGCGTGAGCGCGTGACCGAGGCGCTGACGCGCGACGGCTACACGTACAAGTACGACGTGTCGCTCCCCGTGGAGAGCCTCTACCAGCTGGTGACCGAGACCAGAGCCCGCCTGGGGGGGCGAGCCAAGAGCGTGGTGGGCTACGGACACGTGG AGACGAGGCGCTGCTGGCCGACGTGGAGCCCTTCGTCTACGGGTGGACGTCGGCCCGACGGGGCAGCGTCAGCGCCGAGCACGGCCTGGGACTGA
- the LOC144206213 gene encoding RNA polymerase II elongation factor ELL-like translates to MLEENRSYGLSGGGSNGGDGGGSAANISVYHLKLTDSAATAISNLHHGKASLAPPTISFNGNQGKITLPRSKNGADARVFSFGVTNVARDNPHGSFDCIQQLASGSSRPLSCLGVIQKKMTVRATDDSYDKALQSMAQAEEENRSRSAIVIKQGGRFKQGKKVTVRTPAPALAGLTKPRLPTPAAATPRGGKGAPDGKCPVQRRPLRERVSHLLALRPYKKPELMVRLQKDGLTPPDKKVLDSVLHDVGHLNSRDNTLVLKDGLYKDLQKDWPGYTSGDQQLLKRILVRRLFQPQQNLPETQVSPLRDTPNSSPAHRPKAEEYTDPLKTAKKTRISHLSRRGRDLSQSLAVAAAAAAATASVTSEAVSEADTNALKRKKGKHGEQKEEKKKKRGCKERKTDHGNNGLGAAAAVADHPGAPPVPDEPGLLERPGWPTEAAFVAFDSDGSPAAEHHTDYLEAYAEIGDPVRRQRYKEEFNKEYSEYRDLHARIDGVTRQFMELDTQLKRLRHDSHKYKTVHNQIVRDYQQIKKSNPNYSQDRVRCQYLHNKLAHIKKLISAFDQRQLKQLSTPH, encoded by the exons ATGCTGGAGGAGAACCGCAGCTACGGGTTGTCCGGTGGGGGAAGCAACGGTGGCGACGGCGGCGGTTCGGCGGCGAACATCTCCGTGTACCATCTCAAATTAACTGACAGCGCGGCGACAGCCATTAGCAATCTTCATCACGGAAAG GCTTCATTGGCTCCTCCCACCATCTCTTTCAATGGAAACCAAGGG aaaatcacactCCCCCGCTCCAAGAACGGCGCCGACGCTCGAGTCTTTTCCTTCGGCGTCACCAACGTGGCCCGCGACAATCCGCACGGCAGCTTCGACTGCATCCAGCAACTGGCCTCCGG CTCGTCCCGGCCGCTGTCGTGTTTGGGCGTCATCCAGAAGAAGATGACGGTGAGGGCCACGGACGACTCGTACGACAAAGCCCTGCAGAGCATGGCGCAGGCCGAGGAGGAGAACCGCAGCCGCAGCGCCATCGTCATCAAGCAGGGGGGACGCTTCAAGCAAg GCAAGAAGGTGACGGTCCGCACTCCGGCCCCGGCGCTGGCCGGCCTGACCAAACCCCGCCTCCCGACGCCGGCCGCGGCGACCCCCAGGGGCGGCAAGGGCGCCCCCGACGGCAAGTGCCCGGTGCAACGGCGGCCCCTGAGAGAGAGGGTCAGCCACCTGCTGGCCCTGCGACCTTACAAGAAGCCGGAGCTCATGGTCAGGCTGCAGAAAGACGGTCTGACCCCGCCCGACAAGAAAGTGCTGGACTCGGTGCTGCACGAC GTGGGCCACCTTAACAGCAGGGACAACACCTTGGTGCTGAAGGACGGCCTGTACAAGGACCTGCAGAAGGACTGGCCCGGATACACGTCGGGAGACCAGCAGCTGCTCAAAAGGATCCTGGTCAG GAGACTGTTCCAGCCTCAACAGAATCTACCCGAGACCCAAGTGAGCCCGCTGAGGGACACGCCCAACTCGTCGCCGGCGCACCGCCCCAAAGCCGAGGAGTACACCGACCCCCTCAAGACGGCCAAGAAGACCAGGATATCGCACTTGAGCCGCCGGGGACGCGACCTTTCCCAATccttggcggtggcggcggcggcggcggcggctacgGCCAGCGTAACGAGCGAAGCCGTGTCCGAGGCGGACACAAACGCCCTCAAAAGAAAGAAGGGCAAACACGGCGAGCAG aaggaggagaagaagaagaagagaggctGCAAGGAAAGGAAAACGGACCACGGGAACAATGGcctcggcgccgccgccgccgttgccgaCCATCCGGGCGCGCCCCCCGTCCCGGATGAGCCGGGCCTTCTGGAGCGTCCCGGCTGGCCCACGGAAGCCGCCTTCGTGGCGTTCGACTCGGACGGCTCGCCGGCCGCCGAGCACCACACAGATTACTTGGA GGCGTACGCGGAGATCGGCGACCCGGTTCGGCGTCAGCGCTACAAGGAGGAGTTCAACAAGGAGTACAGCGAGTACAGAGACCTGCACGCCCGCATCGACGGCGTCACGCGGCAATTCATGGAGCTGGACACGCAGCTCAAGCGCCTCCGCCACGACTCGCACAAATACAAG ACTGTTCACAATCAAATCGTCCGGGACTACCAGCAAATCAAAAAG TCCAACCCAAACTACAGCCAAGACCGCGTTCGCTGCCAGTACCTCCACAACAAGTTGGCCCACATCAAGAAGCTGATCTCGGCGTTTGACCAGCGGCAACTCAAACAACTTTCCACCCCCCACTGA
- the d2hgdh gene encoding D-2-hydroxyglutarate dehydrogenase, mitochondrial isoform X1 produces the protein MAGMLLLRTALKRRLGLCSSSSCRGGLLAPPEQPGLLEGCARGRRLHGGVDVGTKAPSATAPERLPFSKLSQEDLDYFQSILPGRTVTDPDLLETCNVDWLKSVRGSSELMLRPQTTQEVSEILRYCNHRNLAVNTQGGNTGLVGGSVPVYDEIVLSTALMNNVLSFDAVSGILTCQAGCVLEHLSHYLEERDHIMPLDLGAKGSCHIGGNVATNAGGLRLLRYGSLHGNVLGLEAVLADGQVLDCLSTLRKDNTGYDLKQLFIGSEGTLGVISAVAVLCPPKPKSLHVLFLGCQSFELLLRTFRLCRGMLGEILSAFEFLDAECMRLLQSHLRLANPISDSPFYVLMETSGSDGRHDREKLHAFLEEALSSSLVSDGTLASEESKTRALWSLRERVTEALTRDGYTYKYDVSLPVESLYQLVTETRARLGGRAKSVVGYGHVGDGNLHLNVTSPARDEALLADVEPFVYGWTSARRGSVSAEHGLGLKKRNYIYYSKPRAAVAVMAGVKAMLDPRGILNPYKTLPDGLA, from the exons ATGGCCGGCATGCTCCTGCTGAGGACGGCTCTCAAGCGGCGTCTGGGCTTGTGCAGCTCGTCTTCATGCCGGGGTGGACTTTTAGCACCTCCGGAGCAGCCCGGCTTGCTGGAGGGCTGCGCCCGTGGAAGGCGTCTCCACGGCGGGGTGGATGTTGGTACAAAGGCCCCCTCGGCGACAGCTCCGGAAAGGCTCCCCTTTTCCAAATTGAGCCAGGAGGACTTGGACTACTTCCAGAGTATCCTGCCGGGCAGGACCGTGACTGATCCGGACCTGTTGGAGACGTGTAACGTGGACTGGCTCAAGTCTGTCAGAG GTTCCAGCGAGCTGATGCTGAGACCGCAGACCACACAGGAGGTCTCTGAAATTCTCCG CTACTGCAACCACCGCAACCTGGCGGTCAACACGCAAGGCGGCAACACGGGGCTGGTGGGCGGCAGCGTCCCCGTCTACGACGAGATCGTCCTCTCCACCGCCCTCATGAACAACGTGCTGAGCTTCGACGCCGTGTCCG ggaTCCTGACTTGCCAGGCGGGTTGCGTCCTGGAGCACTTGTCGCACTACCTGGAAGAGCGGGATCACATCATGCCCCTGGACTTGGGCGCCAAGGGCAGCTGTCACATCGGGGGCAACGTGGCCACCAACGCGGGGGGGCTGCGGCTGCTGCGCTACGGCTCCCTGCACGGCAACGTCCTGGGCCTGGAAGcc GTCCTGGCGGACGGCCAAGTGCTGGACTGCCTGTCCACCCTGAGAAAGGACAACACGGGCTACGACCTCAAGCAGCTCTTCATCGGCTCGGAGGGCACGCTGGGCGTGATCAGCGCCGTGGCCGTCCTCTGCCCCCCCAAGCCCAAATCTCTCCACGTCCTGTTCCTGG GGTGCCAGAGCTTCGAGCTGCTCCTGCGGACCTTCCGGCTGTGCAGAGGCATGCTGGGCGAAATCCTGTCGGCCTTTGAGTTCCTGGACGCCGAGTGCATGCGGCTGCTCCAAAGCCACCTCCGGCTCGCCAACCCCATCTCCG ACAGTCCGTTCTACGTGCTGATGGAAACCTCCGGTTCGGACGGGCGCCACGACCGGGAGAAACTCCACGCTTTCTTGGAGGAAGCCCTGAGCTCCTCGCTGGTCAGCGACGGCACCCTGGCCTCGGAGGAGTCCAAGACCCGG GCCCTGTGGTCACTGCGTGAGCGCGTGACCGAGGCGCTGACGCGCGACGGCTACACGTACAAGTACGACGTGTCGCTCCCCGTGGAGAGCCTCTACCAGCTGGTGACCGAGACCAGAGCCCGCCTGGGGGGGCGAGCCAAGAGCGTGGTGGGCTACGGACACGTGG GAGACGGCAACCTTCACCTGAACGTCACCTCCCCCGCCAGAGACGAGGCGCTGCTGGCCGACGTGGAGCCCTTCGTCTACGGGTGGACGTCGGCCCGACGGGGCAGCGTCAGCGCCGAGCACGGCCTGGGACTGAAGAAGAGGAACTACATCTACTACAGCAAGCCACGGGCGGCCGTGGCCGTCATGGCGGGCGTCAAGGCCATGCTGGACCCCCGGGGCATCCTCAATCCCTACAAGACTTTGCCCGACGGCCTTGCCTGA